GTTCTGTTTTGAGTGAGATTGATTCTCATTTTCGATAACTCGAGGGTCCGCCCTTTCGATTTTCTTGGAGGTGAACCGTACCATGACCCGACTCGTTACGTCCCGACTTCAGGTCGGCTATGACGATCGGTTGATCGTGAAAGACTTGGATCTCGCGATAAACGACGGTCTCGTGACGACGATCATCGGACCGAACGGCTGCGGGAAGTCGACGCTGCTGAAGGCGATGACCCGCATTCTCCCCCACAGGTCGGGCACGATTTTGCTGGACGGGAAGAGCATTCATAAGGAAAACACCAAGCTACTTGCTCGGAAAATGGCCATTCTGCCGCAGACGCCCGAGAGCGCCGCCGGATTGACGGCCGGCGAGTTGGTCTCCTACGGCCGATATCCGTACCAACAAGGGTTCGGCCGCTTGTCCCCGCACGATTACGAAGTCGTCGACTGGGCGCTCGAGGCGACCGGAACGGCGGAGTTCAAGTTTCGCCCGGTCGACGCCTTGTCTGGCGGGCAGCGGCAGCGCGTCTGGATCGCGATGGCGCTCGCCCAAGAGACCGATCTAATCTTCCTGGACGAACCGACGACGTACCTCGACATGGCGCATCAGCTGGAGGTGCTGGAGCTGCTGCAAACGCTGAATCGCGAGCAGCGGCGGACGATCGTCATGGTGCTGCACGACCTTAACCAGGCAGCTCGGTTCGCCGACATCGTCGTCGCCATGAAGGACGGCGCGATCGTGAAAGCGGGCTGCTGCGAAGAGGTCGTCACGCGCGAGGTGCTGCGCGACGTGTTTCAGATCGACGCCGAAATCGGAACAGATCCATGGACCGGGAAACCGATGTGCGTCGCCTATAAACTATACAGAGGAGAGAATTCGAATGTCCGCATTGACCAAGAAACTCCGAAAGAAACTTCTTCCGATCCCGTTCGCCCTTACGCTTACGCTGCTCGTTAGCGCCTGCAGCGGCGCGGCGCCCGCGAACGAAGCCGGCTCCGGCGGGGAGACGATTACATACGAGTCGGAAAACGGTCCGATCGAAGTGCCCGCCGATCCGCAGCGCGTCGTCGTCGTCTCCACGTTCGCCGGCAACGTCTTGTCGCTCGGCGTCCCGGTCGTCGGCGCCGACGTCTGGACGATGATGAACCCCCGATTCGAGGAACCGCTGAAAGACGCGGAGGAAATTTCCGATGAAAGTCTAGAGAAAATCATCGAGTTGGAACCGGATTTGATCATCGGGTTATCCACCGCGAAAAACGTCGATAAACTGAGCGAGATCGCGCCTACGGTCACCTTTACTTACGGGAAGCTGGATTACTTGACGCAGCACCTGGAAATCGGGAAGCTGCTGAACAAGGAAGCCGAAGCGCAGGCTTGGATCGACGATTTCAAGAAGCGGACGGCCGAAGCCGGAGACGAGATCCGGGCGAAGATCGGCGAGGACGCCACCGTCACCGTCATCGAAAACTTCGAGAAGGAGCTGTACGTGTTCGGCGACAACTGGGGACGCGGGGGCGAAATATTGTACCGCGAGATGAAGCTGAAGATGCCGCAGAAGGTCATCGACACCGCGCTGAAGCCGGGATACTTCGCCCTTTCCCTCGAAGCGCTGCCGGAATTCGTCGGCGATTACCTGATCATGAGCAAGTATACGGATTCCGACACGTCGTTCTTGCAGTCCGAGACGTATAAGAACATCCCCGCGGTGAAGGAAGGCCGCGTGTTCGAGGTCGATTCGAAGGGGTTTTTCTTTAACGATCCGATCACGCTCGATTATCAGCTCGAATTTTTTATCGATAGTTTCCTTGGCGAACGATGAACGCGGGAGCGCGTTTCGGAATACCGTTCTCGCTCAAGCTGCTTCTCGGCCTTCTCTTGTTCGCGGGCATGTTCGTCGTCGCCATGACGACTGGGGCCGTCGACGTAAGCTTCCGGGACGTCTGGCTCGCGGCGGCGACGCAAGCGGACGGCGATAAGCCGTTAATGATTCGGGAAATCCGGCTCCCTCGCGAGCTCGCGGCGGTCTTCGTCGGCGCCGCGCTCGCCGTCTCCGGGGCGATCATGCAGGGCATGACGCGCAATCCGCTGGCGGATCCCGGACTGCTCGGCGTGACCGCCGGGGCGAACGCGGCGCTCGCCGCCACGATGGCGTTCCTCCCCGCGACGAGCTACTACGGCATTACGATCGCGTGCTTCGTCGGCGCGGCGGCCGGGGCGGCGCTCGTCTTCGGCATCGGGACGATGCGGCGCGGGGGGTTCTCCCCGATCCGCATCGTGCTGGCCGGCGCCGCCGTATCGTCCTTCCTGTACGCCGTGGCGGAAGGCGTCGGCCTGTACTTTAAGATATCGAAGGACGTCTCCATGTGGACGGCCGGCGGCATCATCGGCACGACGTGGAGTCAGCTGCAGCTCATCGGCCCGCTCATCGGCTGCGGACTGATCGGCGCGTTGCTCCTGTCGCGCCAGCTTACCGTGCTTAGTCTGAGCGAGGAGGTCGCTGCAGGTCTTGGCCAACGCATCCTCTTCGTTAAGACGGCGCTGCTCGGCATCGTCGTCCTGCTCGCGGGCGCGTCGGTCGCCTTGGTCGGCAGCCTCGCCTTCCTCGGGCTCATCGTGCCTCATGTCGTCCGCGCCGTCGTCGGCACCGATTATCGATATATTTTACCGATGTCCGCCGTCGGAGGCGCCGCGCTCATGCTGCTCGCGGATACGATCGCCCGCACCGTGAACGCGCCGTACGAGACGCCGGTAGCCGCGGTCATCGCCATGATGGGCATCCCGTTCTTTCTGGCGATCGTGCATCGAGGAGGTCGAACGTCGTCGTGATTCATCCCCGTGTCATTCGGAAGCAGCGATGGCTTCTTGGACTGCTGTTGGCGCTCCTTCTGCTCGTCTCCGTCGTCGGCGCCGGCGTCGGGTATTCGTCGCTGTCGTTCGACCGACTCCTGCCGACGCTGCTCGGGAGCGGCACGTTCAAGGAACAATTCGTGCTGTTCTCGGTGCGGCTGCCGCGCATCGCGGTCACGCTGCTCGCGGGCATGGCGCTCGCGCTGTCGGGGGCGGTGCTGCAGGGCATCACCCGCAACGAGCTCGCCGATCCAGGCATCATCGGCGTCAACTCCGGCGCGGGCGTCGCCATCGCGACGTTCTACTTGTTTCTGCCGATCGACTCGCGGACGTTCGCTTGGATGCTGCCGCTCGTCGCCTTCCTCGGCGCGATCGTCACGGCGCTCGTCATCTATGCGCTTGCCTACCGCCGGAAGTCCGGGCTGCAGCCGACCAGCTTCGTCCTGATGGGCGTCGGGGTGTCGCTCGCCCTCTCCGGCGCGATGGTCGTGATCGTCTCTTCCGCCGAACGGGAGAAGGTCGACTTCGTCTCCAAGTGGCTCGCCGGCAGCGTCTGGGGCGCGGATTGGCCGTTCATCGCCGCCGTCGCGCCGTGGCTGGCGCTGCTGATCCCGTTCGTGCTCTCGCGGTCGAACCGCTTGAACCTGCTCGAGATGAGCGACTCGGCCGCGATCGGCATCGGCGTCGCCGTCCCGAAGGAGCGGTTCGTCCTGCTGCTCTCCGCGACGGCGCTCGCCGCGACGGCCGTGTCGGTCGCGGGCGGCGTCGCGTTCATCGGCTTGATGGCGCCGCACATCGCGAGAAGCTTGATCGGGCCGCGGCACCAGCTCATGCTGCCGCTCGCCCTCGCGATCGGCGCGTTCCTGCTGTTGACCGCCGATACGATCGGCCGCAATCTCGTCAATCCCGACGGCATACCGGCCGGGATCATGGTGTCGCTGCTCGGCGCGCCGTATTTCTTATATTTGCTGCTGCGAAAATCGAGGTGACGGCGGATACGCCGTCGCCTTTTTATGCTCAGCGACGGCTCAGTCCGTTTTCAGCGAACCTTCAGGAACTTGTTGTATACTGCTTCTATAGAGAAGAGAAGTTGATATCTTTGGAGGCAGCGCCGATGAACAGCGAGAAGAATATACGCATCCTGCTCGTGGACGACGAACCGCATATTTTGCAATTTCTCGTGATGGGACTGGAGGGCGAAGCGTACCAGGTGCGTACTGCGCCGGACGGTTTGAGCGCCGTGACGGCCGCCGCCGAGTTTCAGCCGCACGTCGTCGTCTTGGACGTCATGATGCCGGGCATGGACGGCTTCGAAACGTGCCGGTTGCTCAAGAAGAAGAGCTCGGACGTCGCCGTCATCATGCTGACGGCGAAAGATGAAATCGAGGACCGAGTGAAGGGGCTGAAGCTTGGAGCCGACGACTATCTCGTCAAGCCGTTCAGCTTCGACGAGCTGCTCGCCCGCATCGAAGCGCGCTTGCGCAACCAATTCCCGTCTTTGTTCGGGAAAGTCGCGCTGGGGCCGTTCGGGTTGGACGATCGCCGGAGGGAAATCACGCACGAAGAGAAGGTGCTGGAGCTTTCGCCCACGGAGTACGACTTGTTACGATATATGATCGTCAACCACGGCATCGTGCTCAGCAAGTCCAGAATATTGGATGCGGTATGGGGGTACGATTTCGGCGGGGAGGAGAACATCGTGGAAGTATACGTCCGCTCGCTTCGGGATAAGTTAGGCGACAAGGAACATCGGCTCATCCGCACGATCCGCGGGGCCGGATACCGGGTCGACTTCGCATGAAGGCCGTCGGTCGACGCTTTCCGCTCCGGATGAACCCCCGGTCTCTCCGGTTCCAACTGCTCGCGCGCTCCCTCTTGATTTTAGCCGGCCTGCTGATCCTCATCGGTTCGCTGCAATATATATTTATGAAAGATTTCTTATACCGCAACGAGGCGGAGACGATCGGGGTCAACGCGATGGGGCCGTTGCGCGGCATTGTGTCCGATCGGCCGCGCGGACCGGTCTTCCTCCCCGATAATCTGTCGATCGCCTTCATCGCCGAGGACGGGACGCGCACCGATCTTTCCGGCGCGAGCGGCGGCGCCGTCTCGCCCGAGCTGTCGACCGCCGAGCTCGAGCGGTTGGCGGACGTCCGGCGCGGGCGCGACGAGAAGGGCCGGTACGCGGTCGTACGCGACAGCGAAGGCGTCGAACAGCTCGTCGTGCTGCGCTCCGACGGCGGCCCGGCCGGACGGGGCTACATTCAAATCGGAACGCCGACAGCGCCGCTTAAGGCCGTAGCGCTCCAACAGCTGCTCATCTTCGCCGCGCTGTCGATTCTCGCGCTCGCCGGCGGACTGGCGCTGTACGTCCCTGTGCTCCGGCGGACGCTGCGGCCGCTCCAGCAGATGGTCGAGACGGTCGAGCGGACCGACGCGGGCAACCTGGACGAACGGTTTCCGACGAGGCAAGGTCAGGAGGAAGTCGACCGGCTCGCGGAATCGTTCAACGGCATGCTCGGCCGGCTCGCCGCCTCGTTCGAAGCGGAACGCGAGTCCAAGGATCGGATGCGCCGGTTCATCGCGGACGCCTCCCACGAGCTGCGCACGCCGTTGACGTCGATCCACGGCTTCCTGGAGGTGCTCCTGCGCGGGGCGGCCGAGAAGCGCGAGCAGCTGTATTCGGCGTTGAACAGCATGCTTGGGGAATCGGTCCGCATCAAGAAGCTCGTCGAAGACCTATTGCTTCTCGCGAAGCTAGACAGCGCGCCGCGGCTCGAGCTGCGGCGGACCCGTCTCGACGGACTGATCGACGAGATGGAGCCGCATCTGCGCATGCTGGCCGGCCGCCGCGCGCTGACCTTCGTTGCCTCCTCCGACCTCGTCGCGTCCGTGGACGCGGATCAGATCAAGCAGGTCATGCTCAACTTGTTCCAGAACGCCGTCCAGCATACCGACCCGGACCGCGGCAGCATCGAAGTCGCGTTGCGCGCCGACGGGCGCGACGCGCTGCTCAGCGTCGCGGACAACGGCCCCGGCATCCCGGAGCCGCATCTCGCCAAGCTGTTCGACCGGTTTTACCGGGTCGACACGTCCCGCACGCGCAAGCTGGGCGGCGCGGGCCTCGGCCTCTCGATCTCGCAATCGATCGCCGAGGCGCACGGCGGACGCATCGAGGTCGCGAGCGAGCTCGGCCGGGGCAGCGCGTTCGCGCTCCGATTGCCGCTGGCGCCCCCGGAACTCGAGCCATAACGAATAGGGCTGTACCGCATGCAACGACGCGCATGCGGTACAGCCCTTATTTTCTACCCATGTTTCACATGATGCAGCGTCTGCGCAAAAATTTGTTCGATATGAACGTCGTCCAGGGAATAATAAACCGTCTTGCCGGCCTTCCTCCGCTTCACGATGCGAAGGTTGCGCAGCACCCGCAGCTGATGCGACACGGCGGACTGGCCCATCTCCAGAACGACGGTCAGGTCGTGCACGCATAATTCCTTCTGCATCAGCGCATAGATGATGCGGACGCGAGTCGGATCGCCCAGCGCCTTGAAGATGTCGGCCAACGCGTTCATCGTCGGCTCGTCGATCATGGCTTCCTTCACGGTTTGAAGGTCCGTCTCCGTTCCGCTGCAAGCATCGTCGCAAGTATCTAGAATGACGCGTTCGATTCCGATCACCGCCTTACGTTCTTCCTCCTAGTATAAGCACTAATTCGGGAGAACGGAAGTCGGAACGCTTCGGAAAATGCAGCCGACCCATATTGCGCCAAATCCTTGCATGGAATATAATACATATGAATAGTTGCTCATATGTTAGGAGGACGTCCGATGGG
The sequence above is drawn from the Paenibacillus antri genome and encodes:
- a CDS encoding FecCD family ABC transporter permease — its product is MIHPRVIRKQRWLLGLLLALLLLVSVVGAGVGYSSLSFDRLLPTLLGSGTFKEQFVLFSVRLPRIAVTLLAGMALALSGAVLQGITRNELADPGIIGVNSGAGVAIATFYLFLPIDSRTFAWMLPLVAFLGAIVTALVIYALAYRRKSGLQPTSFVLMGVGVSLALSGAMVVIVSSAEREKVDFVSKWLAGSVWGADWPFIAAVAPWLALLIPFVLSRSNRLNLLEMSDSAAIGIGVAVPKERFVLLLSATALAATAVSVAGGVAFIGLMAPHIARSLIGPRHQLMLPLALAIGAFLLLTADTIGRNLVNPDGIPAGIMVSLLGAPYFLYLLLRKSR
- a CDS encoding sensor histidine kinase — translated: MKAVGRRFPLRMNPRSLRFQLLARSLLILAGLLILIGSLQYIFMKDFLYRNEAETIGVNAMGPLRGIVSDRPRGPVFLPDNLSIAFIAEDGTRTDLSGASGGAVSPELSTAELERLADVRRGRDEKGRYAVVRDSEGVEQLVVLRSDGGPAGRGYIQIGTPTAPLKAVALQQLLIFAALSILALAGGLALYVPVLRRTLRPLQQMVETVERTDAGNLDERFPTRQGQEEVDRLAESFNGMLGRLAASFEAERESKDRMRRFIADASHELRTPLTSIHGFLEVLLRGAAEKREQLYSALNSMLGESVRIKKLVEDLLLLAKLDSAPRLELRRTRLDGLIDEMEPHLRMLAGRRALTFVASSDLVASVDADQIKQVMLNLFQNAVQHTDPDRGSIEVALRADGRDALLSVADNGPGIPEPHLAKLFDRFYRVDTSRTRKLGGAGLGLSISQSIAEAHGGRIEVASELGRGSAFALRLPLAPPELEP
- a CDS encoding iron-hydroxamate ABC transporter substrate-binding protein; the encoded protein is MSALTKKLRKKLLPIPFALTLTLLVSACSGAAPANEAGSGGETITYESENGPIEVPADPQRVVVVSTFAGNVLSLGVPVVGADVWTMMNPRFEEPLKDAEEISDESLEKIIELEPDLIIGLSTAKNVDKLSEIAPTVTFTYGKLDYLTQHLEIGKLLNKEAEAQAWIDDFKKRTAEAGDEIRAKIGEDATVTVIENFEKELYVFGDNWGRGGEILYREMKLKMPQKVIDTALKPGYFALSLEALPEFVGDYLIMSKYTDSDTSFLQSETYKNIPAVKEGRVFEVDSKGFFFNDPITLDYQLEFFIDSFLGER
- a CDS encoding response regulator transcription factor, which gives rise to MNSEKNIRILLVDDEPHILQFLVMGLEGEAYQVRTAPDGLSAVTAAAEFQPHVVVLDVMMPGMDGFETCRLLKKKSSDVAVIMLTAKDEIEDRVKGLKLGADDYLVKPFSFDELLARIEARLRNQFPSLFGKVALGPFGLDDRRREITHEEKVLELSPTEYDLLRYMIVNHGIVLSKSRILDAVWGYDFGGEENIVEVYVRSLRDKLGDKEHRLIRTIRGAGYRVDFA
- a CDS encoding ABC transporter ATP-binding protein; this encodes MTRLVTSRLQVGYDDRLIVKDLDLAINDGLVTTIIGPNGCGKSTLLKAMTRILPHRSGTILLDGKSIHKENTKLLARKMAILPQTPESAAGLTAGELVSYGRYPYQQGFGRLSPHDYEVVDWALEATGTAEFKFRPVDALSGGQRQRVWIAMALAQETDLIFLDEPTTYLDMAHQLEVLELLQTLNREQRRTIVMVLHDLNQAARFADIVVAMKDGAIVKAGCCEEVVTREVLRDVFQIDAEIGTDPWTGKPMCVAYKLYRGENSNVRIDQETPKETSSDPVRPYAYAAR
- a CDS encoding ArsR/SmtB family transcription factor, giving the protein MERVILDTCDDACSGTETDLQTVKEAMIDEPTMNALADIFKALGDPTRVRIIYALMQKELCVHDLTVVLEMGQSAVSHQLRVLRNLRIVKRRKAGKTVYYSLDDVHIEQIFAQTLHHVKHG
- a CDS encoding FecCD family ABC transporter permease is translated as MNAGARFGIPFSLKLLLGLLLFAGMFVVAMTTGAVDVSFRDVWLAAATQADGDKPLMIREIRLPRELAAVFVGAALAVSGAIMQGMTRNPLADPGLLGVTAGANAALAATMAFLPATSYYGITIACFVGAAAGAALVFGIGTMRRGGFSPIRIVLAGAAVSSFLYAVAEGVGLYFKISKDVSMWTAGGIIGTTWSQLQLIGPLIGCGLIGALLLSRQLTVLSLSEEVAAGLGQRILFVKTALLGIVVLLAGASVALVGSLAFLGLIVPHVVRAVVGTDYRYILPMSAVGGAALMLLADTIARTVNAPYETPVAAVIAMMGIPFFLAIVHRGGRTSS